One Podospora pseudopauciseta strain CBS 411.78 chromosome 5 map unlocalized CBS411.78m_5, whole genome shotgun sequence DNA window includes the following coding sequences:
- a CDS encoding uncharacterized protein (CAZy:CE4; COG:O; EggNog:ENOG503Q4QX), whose protein sequence is MLAETLTTGLLLITSASALPVMSPLEYVKRAVNPGVVISKCSQPNMLALAYDDGPYTYTSQLVDILDRGGAKATFFWCGTLYGCIYRQEAAVKKAFASGHQVASHSWSHNRMGSMNANQIRTEMTRVEDALVNMVGVKPAYMRPPYLDTGGQFLNTMKTMNYKVITNDIDSGDWNNVSPQQAQQRFQQAGARGNGHIPLMHEVYPGTVNTLTPWLINWANQNNLKLVTVAECVGDPEGSYQPGNWTAKVGPYNC, encoded by the exons ATGCTCGCAGAAACCCTCACCACGGGGCTGCTGCTCATTACGAGCGCCAGCGCCCTCCCAGTGATGAGCCCACTGGAGTACGTCAAGCGAGCCGTCAACCCTGGCGTCGTCATCAGCAAATGCAGCCAGCCCAACATGCTGGCACTTGCCTACGACGACGGTCCATACACATACACCTCTCAGCTCGTCGACATCCTCGACAGAGGCGGCGCCAAAGCCACCTTCTTCTGGTGCGGTACTCTGTACGGATGTATCTACCGCCAAGAAGCCGCCGTCAAGAAGGCATTTGCCTCTGGCCATCAAGTTGCCTCTCACTCATG GTCCCACAACAGAATGGGCTCCATGAACGCCAACCAAATCCGCACTGAAATGACCCGTGTCGAAGACGCCCTCGTCAACATGGTCGGCGTCAAGCCGGCCTACATGCGGCCTCCTTATCTCGACACCGGCGGCCAGTTCTTGAACacgatgaagacgatgaaCTACAAGGTCATCACCAACGACATTGATTCCGGAGACTGGAACAACGTCAGCCCCCAGCAAGCCCAGCAGCGGTTTCAGCAGGCGGGTGCCCGTGGCAATGGGCATATTCCCCTCATGCATGAGGTGTATCCCGGAACGGTTAACACGCTGACGCCGTGGTTGATCAACTGGGCGAACCAGAATAACTTGAAGCTTGTTACTGTTG CTGAGTGCGTTGGTGATCCAGAGGGCTCATATCAGCCTGGTAATTGGACTGCAAAGGTTGGGCCGTACAACTGCTAA